CGGCTATGCCCGCTATCTGAAAGGCATTGACGACGTGGGAAAGCCTTTCACTCCGTCGCCCGATCCACTGCTCGATGAACTGCAAAGCATCGTTGCCCCACTTGAAATCGGCAGCAAAAAGCAAGACTTCAGCTGTCTGAAAGAGTTCTACAGTCGCAAGGATATATTCGGTTTAGACCTCTATGAGGCTGGTCTTGGCGAACAGATTGAAGCCTTTGTCAAAGAACTCTATGCCGGAAAGGGAAGTGTGCGCTCAGTGTTACACCGCTATACTACGACAAGATAAGCCACAAGAATAAACAGATGAAGCGCTGCATCTCTCATAGATGCAGTGTTTTTTCTTGTGGATAAAGTAAAAAGCACCATGAAAGTATCCCCTGCTTTCTTATGCTTACGCTCACTATACCCATGCAACGGTTCTGCATAAATACGTATATGAATGTATAAATTGCAAATTCTCAAAGTTGTTTACAAATTCTGTTGTAAGCTTTGAAAATTTGAAAAGCAAGACATCCTCATGCTAAACCATCGCCGATTTTTAACGAGTTACAAAATACTGACTATCAAAACGTTACAAAACTCCACAGAAAACACAACATCAAATCATGCTGAAAATCGCTGCAATCTGCGTCAAATCACCGCACAATCTGCATTGAAACACACCATAAAATGAATGAAACAGCAAGGTAAAGTGACTGAGATTGCAAGGCAAGAGGACTGAAATGAGGAAATCCAAGCACTGAAATCACTTCAAAACTGCGCCGAAATTGTCTTTTCATTTCTATTTGGTCGTCCCTGAAAATGTTAAAAACTGACAAGGAACTTTACAAGAGAGCCACAACATCACAGGGCAATTGCGTAGAAACCTGCATATCAGTTAAGCGTTCAAAATGAAATACATACCTTTTCATATCGCTTTATTCATTTCGTTTTTATAATATAATAAAGAAATGTATTAAGCTATATTTCCACCAAAGAATAAGCATCCAATCAGACGAATTGCCTGTGAAAATGTTGCTTTTTCAAAAATATTTTAAAATTTCCTTGTTTTTATCATTGCTTATTGTTATCTTTATCGCCGAAATACTTGTGTGCAGAACAAGCAGTGTTCATAATACCATGCAAAAGAATACTACAGAGCTACCTACATAGAAAGCATCTTGAAGCGAACGCTGCACACGACATGAACCTTATTAAATGCCAATAAAATGAGCTATGGAACAAAGCGATAATCTATCTATGCCATTATCTTTTTTAATGTCATGCCCATTGCCATATGATGAAATGCCTTGTCAAAAAGGCATCAACGGCTATGTGTCGAGCCGCTGCAGACGGTCTTCTTAAAGTTTGTTATCTGCATAAGGAAATCTCAAGAACAAATCAAAGTGCCGATGAACATCGCGATAAAAAAGCGACTGCTGACCTTAGTTTTGCTGCTCTCTGCTTGCAGTCTATGCCCGACTCTCCAAGCAAAAGGTGACTATCCTTATCGAAATGCGAAGTTACCTACCGCTGAACGTGTGGCCGATCTCCTCAATCGCATGACGCTTGAAGAGAAGATCGGTCAGCTGAGATGCTTGTTGGCATGGGACTACTACACGCTACAGCAAAACAAAGTATATCCTTCTGACACCTTCAAGAAAGACATTGCAGAAGGCAACATCGGCATCCTTTGGGCTACGTTCCGCGCTGATCCCTGGACAAAAAAGAGTCTGTCCAACGGACTTACCCCCTATCTGGCAGCACAAGCAGCCAACACTTTGCAGAAATATGCTATCGAACACACGCGCTTAGGCATTCCTCTGTTCTTTGCAGAAGAAGCTCCTCATGGGCACATGGCTATCGGGACAACGGTTCTCCCTACAGGATTAGGGCTTGCTGCCACATGGAATACAGACCTTGCCGAAGCGACAGGGCAATGTATAGCACGCCAAATCAGGTTGCAAGGAGCCCACATCAGTTTCGGCCCTGTACTCGATTTGACAAGAGATCCGCGTTGGTCGCGCGTGGAAGAGAGCATGGGGGAAGACCCTGTTCTGACAGCCTGCATGGGGGCAGCAATGGTGAAAGGCCTTGGAGGAGGAAAGCATTCACAACCTTATGCCACAATCCCGACATTGAAACACTTCGTGGGTTATGGTACGACAGAAGGCGGACAGAACGGCTGTCAGACGATTGGTGGACTGCGAGATATATGCCAAAACTTCTTCCTTCCATTTCAGAAAGCGATTGAAGCAGGGGCAACTTCCGTCATGACTTCCTATAATTCGATGGATGGCATGCCCTCAACAGCCAATGAATGGCTCTATAATGACGTTCTGCGCAAACGTTGGAATTTCACCGGATTTGTTATTTCAGACCTCTACAGTATTGACGGATTATGGCATACGCACCATGTGGCGCACACACTGACCGAGGCAGGTGCAATGGCACTGAAAGCCGGAGTAGACGTTGACTTGGGCGGACGTGCCTATCAACGGTTGGCCGAAGCCGTGGAGAAAGGGTGGGTAAAAGAATGTGTTATCGACTCTGCCTGTGCCCGAATACTGCGTATGAAGTTTGAGATGGGGCTTTTCGAACATCCTTTCGTCAATGTACGTGCAACACAAGATATCAACAACACGGTCGACAAGGATGTGGCATTGAAAGCTGCACAGCAACTCATTACGCTGTTGAAAAACCAAAACAACACCCTACCTCTCAAGAGAAACATCAAGATTGCCTTAGTGGGCCCTAACGCGGACAATGCTTATAACATGCTGGGAGACTACACCGCACCGCAAAAAGAGGGCAATGTGAAGACCGTATTAAGGGGCATTCAGTCTAAAATCTCTATGCAACAGATTAAATATGTGCAGGGATGTGCCATCCGAGATACTGCCAACAGCACTATCGCCGAAGCCGTTGCCGCAGCACGGTGGGCCGATGTTGTGATAGCAGTCGTAGGTGGTTCGAGTGCCAGAGATTTCAAAACGAATTATCAAGCAACAGGAGCAGCCGAAGTGAACGCCCAACAAGTGAGCGACATGGAGTCGGGAGAAGGCTATGACCGCGCCACATTGTCGTTATTGGGACGGCAGAATGAACTGTTAGCTGCCTTGAAACAAACAGGCAAACCACTTGTGGTAGTCTATATTGAAGGGCGTCCGCTGCAGAAGAATTGGGCTGCTCAACATGCCGATGCACTGCTCACGGCCTATTATCCAGGGCAGGAAGGCGGACAAGCTATCGCCGATGTACTCTTTGGTGACATCAACCCTGCGGGCCGTCTGCCTATCTCCGTGCCTGCTCATGTAGGCCAGTTGCCCTGCTATTACAATAAGCGTATGCCCGCTCCCCACGACTATGTAGAGATGAAGGCTGTGCCATTATATGCCTTTGGCTTCGGACTAAGCTACACAACATTCCATTATGACAACCTGAGAATAGAGAAACACGGTGCCAATCGGTTTCATGTCACCTTTGATGTCACCAATACGGGCGATAGAGATGGTGAGGAAGTGGCACAGCTCTACATGCACGATCAGGTGGCATCTGTAGTTCAGCCGATACTGCAATTGAAACACTTCGCACGCATCTTCATACCAAAGGGAGAGACTAAACAGGTGGCATTCGACATTCTCCCAGAAGATCTGACGTTTATCGGAGCAGATATGAACCCTACCATTGAACCTCGTCCGACAGAAGTCTGCATAGGAAGTGCTTCGAACAATATCTTGCTCAAAAGTACCATAAATACAGAATAAACAGGCAATATACCCTTATCGAACAGTCAGCAATTATGAACATCAAGAAAATAATATTGGGCATTATGGTCCTCATCACCTCAACCACAGTCGCTGCACAAGGCGATGTGTACAAGCGCTCGCAAAGCTATGAATGGCCTACCGACCCACTTGTGGTGAGAAAGCTCAAGCAATGGCAAGACTTGAAGTTTGGTGTGCTCATTCATTGGGGGCTTTATGCCGTACCGGGAATAGTGGAATCATGGTCTATCTGCGATGAGAATTGGATTTCGCGTGACACGACAAAGACCTATCAACAATACAAAGAGTGGTATTGGGGGCTGTGCAAGCAGTTCAATCCCACACGATTTGAACCTGAACAATGGGCCTCAACGTTTAAGAATGCAGGTATGAAATACATGCTGTTCACCACGAAGCATCATGATGGTTTCTGCATGTATGACTCTAAACAAACCGATTTCACCATTGCCCAACACGCATTTCGTGACAATCCTAAACGCGATATACTGCGCCATGTGCTTCAAGCATTCCGCAACAAAGGCTTCATGATTGGCGAATACTATTCAAAACCCGACTGGCACTCACAGGACTATTGGTGGGATGTCTATCCAATCAAGCACGGACGCAATGTCAACTACGACATCAAGCAATGGCCCTGGCGGTGGAATGCGTTTAAGAAATTTGTCCATGCACAAACAGAAGAGCTGCTGAGCAACTATGGCAAGATAGACATTCTGTGGCTTGATGGCGGATGGGTATGCAAGAAAAACCAGCAAGACATAGACATGCCACGCATTGCCTCGCGTGCAAGAGAACTTCAACCCGGTCTGATTATCGTCGACCGCACTATTCATGGGCCATACGAAAACTATCAGACACCCGAGCGAACCATACCTGAAAAGCAGCTCAACTTCCCTTGGGAAAGCTGTATCCCGCTATCGAATGACTGGGGATGGGTAAGGCATCCCGCATGGAAAACATCGACTAAAGTCATCAATACGCTCGTAGAAGTGGTGGCAAAGGGTGGAAATCTCGTGTTAGGTGTAGGCCCAACAGCAGAAGGACGCATTCAACCCGAGGCCGTCAGTCGCTTGGACAGCATTGGCCAGTGGCTGCAACGGTATGGACAAGCAATTTATAACACAGTGACAACACCCTATTACAATGAGGGAAAACTGTGGTTCACAGTCAGTAAAAATGGTCAACAACGCTATGCAGTCTATGCACTGCAAGACCATGAGCCTTTACCCAAGACACTCTCATGGCAAGTGCATACGCCCAAAAGTGTCATGCTCCTTGGTACAAAGAAAAGGCTCAAAATGATCAAAACGCATGATGGGAAGGTCACCGTTACCCTGCCGACAGGCATGAAGACCGAGCCTTTTGCATTGCAACTGAACATGTAAGCGAAGGAATCTTCCAAAGGAAAACTGGAATGATTACACGCTCGACACACAAAGAAATAATAATATTCAGCAAGAAACAACTCTTTAAACCTAAGCACAATATGTTTTTATCTAAATCTATTACTCAGATGAAGCAATCGAGATGTCTTTATCAAAGCGTTCAGAGAACGGCTTTGGTAGCTTTATTTCTATTGTTTACAGTCATCACCTATGCACAGAACTTTATGGTGAAAGGCTGTATCAAAGATCAGGCAGGCGAACCTATTGCAGGCGCCACAGTGAAAATCCTTGGCACCTCTTCCGGAGGTGTTTCCGACGTTGATGGCAACTACTCCATCAAATGTTCTGCTACAGCAACGCTTGAATTCAGCTACATTGGTTTCTCAACAAAAGCCATTGATGTGAAAGGAAGAAAGACCATTAACGTGGTTTTAGACGAAGGAAGCCAGAACATAGACGAGGTAGTGGTCACAGCACTTGGTATAAAGAAAGATGCCAAGAAGTTGGGCTATGCTGTCAGCTCCATTGGTTCGGCAGATTTGAACCGCACAGGTTCGGCAAGCATTGCATCCGGACTCTATGGTAAGGCCACTGGTGTGAGAATTCAATCTGCACCAGGAAGCAACTCCGCAATCTCTGTATCAGTACGTGGCCTGTCATCTATCACCGGCAATACACAGCCATTATTGGTATTAGATGGCGTGCCAATCCATAATGGGAACGCCAACAACAGTGACTATTGGACAAGCCAACGTATCACAGCCAATGGCTTGGTTGACATCAATCCGGAGGATATTGAGAACATCTCTATCCTGAAAGGCGCGGCAGCATCAGCCCTCTATGGCTCTGAAGCGGCCAACGGTGTGATTATGATCACTACGAAATCAGCTACAAGAGGCACTGGTACCCACATTGACTTCAATGCAAGCATTGGTTTTGACAAAGTTGCCTACATGCCGGATATACAGAAGAAGTTTGGTCCCGGCTATGACAACTGGGCATTAGGTGACGGCGAAGAAGCTGCAACAGGCTTCCGCAAAGTTTACAAAGACCGTTCAGGAAACGCGATTACGACCCCACGTGCGACCATCTATTCATACGGCCCAGCCTATGACGGCAGTAAATCGGTGACCTACTTCGATGGCAACACACGTCCATATAGCCCCATCAACCATAACCAGTGGGCCGATATCTTCCGCACAGGTATCAACCAGAATTATAACATTGCTATCACAAACGGCACTGAACACAATAATGTGCGCTTCTCTTATACTTATAATCAGACGCGCTCCATGCAGTATAATTCAGAGAACAGCCGTCATAATTTCAACTTAGCCGGGGCATATGACGTTACGCGCGACATCAAGTTGAACTATTCTGTAAGTTATCAACCACAGCGAATCAAGAACCGTCCTTATCGCATTAGCCGTCTGACCAACAACTATTCAGGTATGTTTGGCGGATATACCGACATTGCCTACATTCGCAATCACACTGTCACCAGTCTCGGTTACATGAATAATGTTGCGCAAATCAACGGTGGATCTCCCAATACCATGACTCCCGATGAAACGTTCCTGTATTCTCCAATGGGTTCAACCTCATTGATCAGTGAATACTTCTGGAAAGTGTTCAGCAATAATGAATATGTCAACCATGAACGCTTCATGGGTGCTGTCAACCCCACATGGAAGATTATCGATGGGCTAACACTTAGCGGACGCGTAGCAACCGACATGACAATTGAGAAGATTGAAAACAAATACAACACCGAAAATTCACACACTTTCTCAACCAACGGACAATACAGTGACTATTATGGACTGTCAAACAGCCGTTATCGCATTTATTATGGAGATATCATGCTGACCTATGACAAGACTTTTAATCAAAAACATAATATCACAGCCAGTGCCGGTTGGACAGGTCGTCGCGAAGACTATTATTTCTCAAGTGTCAATACCAACCAAGGACTTACACAGGAGAACTGGTTCCACCTGAATGCTTCTGTCGGCACAAAGAGTGCTAACATGGTGAAAGAAGACCAACTCAGAACCGGTCTTTTCCTTACAGCAAGCTATGGTTATGACAGCTGGCTCTACCTCGAAGGAACCACTCGCCAGGAAAAGACCTCTACACTGAAGAAGGGAAACAATACATTCTATTATCCTTCTTTCAGCGGTAGTGTCATCTATACAGAACTAATGAAGGAGAAAAGACCTACATGGTGGGACTATGGAAAGCTGCGCTTGTCATACGGTGTTGTAGGAAACTCCCCCTCTATCTATCGTGCAAACATGGCTTATAACCAAGGTAGCATCACCCGTTCCACTACTTATACCTATAATTATGTACCAACCGACATTGGTAATGAGAACATTAAGCCCGAGCGCAAGTATGAATATGAAATCGGTATTGAGAACAAATGGTTCAACAACCGACTCGGAATGGAACTCAGCTACTACTATAATGACATCAAAGATCAAATCCTCACCACGACTTCTGCATCTTCAATGGGTGCAAAAAGTATGCTGATGAACGTTGGAGAGCTAACCAACAGCGGTCTTGAAGCCAGTCTCTATGGCACTCCAATCCTAACAAAGGACTGGCGACTCAACCTGAACTTCAACATCGCTTTCAACAAAAACAAGGTCAAGAAACTGGCCGATGGCTTGGATGTACTTTCTCATATGACAGTCGATAATGGCGCAGCAAGCTTAGAGTCGCATGTCGGCGAATCCATGGGCGACTGGTATGCCTACACCTATAAGACCGACGACAAAGGTAATCGCATTGTTGGCAGCAACGGTCTCTACATGACCGACACCTCTACTCGCCACAAAGTGGGCAATGCCATGCCTAAAGCTACTGGTGGTTTCGGTGGAATGCTGAACTACAAGAACTTCGCACTGACCTTCAACTTCGACTTCCGTATCGGAGGAGATGTACTCAACTTGCCATGGCAATACATGATGGATGCCGGTAATATTAAAGATGCTGTGGGCGTGCGCAATGCTGCAACAGGTGGTATTTACTATTACAGCGACACCGATAAAGCCAGTGACAAAGGCTCTCTCCACAGGGTTAATCCTGCGGATATACCCAATTACAAACGCGGAGAAACCAAAATCAACGGTCACCTCGTATGGGACAACGGTCTTATTCAGAAAGGTGTGAAAGAAGATGGCACACCGAATGACATCATCGTTACCCAATTCGAAGTCAATGACAACCAATACGGATGGGGTACAGGTGCAACACAAAGCTATGCCGATGCCATTCAGAAGAACAGCTATGTGAAATGCCGCGAGATTACACTTGCCTATACTCTTCCCAAATTGATTACGAAGAAGTTCCACTGTAACACCCTCACGGTGTCAGCTTATGTACGCAATCCATTCTACATCTATCGCAGTCTCAAGCTCTTCGACGCAGAAGCTACCGATGGAACAAGCTGGATCTATCAGGCACAGATTGGCGGCACAACAGCTACCTCACGCTCGTTCGGACTCACACTCCGTGCAAACTTCTAACATGTATAAAATTAAATAAGAAACACTATGAAAAAGATAATAGCTTTAGCCTTAACAGGGCTTGCACTCTTGTCAACGACATCGTGCAGCGACTCGTCTTTCGATGCCAAATACGAAGACCCGTCCAAGACTTCAACTGTAGGCGTGCCGCAAGTGTTCACGGCAGTGCTCTACAAAGGCAACAAATGGATGAACCCCGTGTATTATCGCTACTATGTTCAGTCTACAACCTCAGGCTTCTACTCAGGAGTTATCGGGAATGCCAATAACCGCGGGCGTTTCAGAGGAGCAGGTGAAGGATATTTCAACACACGCTGGCAGGATTTCTATGACATGCTCACACAATATCGCCTGTTGGAAGATAACTATAACAAGCTAAACGAAACCGAACAACCTTCCAACAAGATATTCCTTTTGTTGGGACGCACTGTCATGCAGGCACAGCTCCACGAAGTACTATCCATCTGGGGAGACGTTCCTTACAAGGGTGCTTCCACAATCTGGAAATCAAGCGACTATGCAGATGCAAAGAAGAAAGACGTGTATGACAGCGATGTCGACACCTATAAACAGATCCTTATTGACTTGAAAGAAGTCGGCGACTACTTTGCTGCGGGCAATCTGAATGCCAATGGCGTTGCCAACTTAAAGCGTCAAGACTTCACGCTTGCCAATGGAAACACCGACATATGGCAGCGTTATGTCAACTCACTCCGACTGCGCATCGCCCTCCACTTGGCTACCAATGGCGAATGTGTCACGGTTGCAAAGGCTGCCATCAAGGAGATTCTGGAAAATCCCTCAACCTATCCTCTGATTGATGACAACACTAAAAACCAAGGTGTTGCTGCCGACACACAGACCGACGACTTCAATTATGGAAAGTCAGTATCGCAAGCTCTCAACAGTTCGCCCTACAGCTCGGGTTCTCAAGCCATGCTTGATGCCATGCACGTTCCGTCTACAGGCTATCCAAATGCCAACTCCGACCCGCGCCTGCCCCTCGTTTACGATCCTAATCCAAGTGGCAGATACGTGGCTTACGACGTGAACAAGAGCAACACCGACATATCCAATTTAGAGAGCGACAGCATCAAAGTCTATCAAAGTAAAGGCATCAAGAGTGCCAACTACTACTGTGTTATCGATTCACAGGCCGTTCAAGGTTGGGCAAACTATCAAGGCAACGAACGGCTTCCGGCATGCTGGCTCAACGCCTCCGAAGTGAGTCTGAGCATTGCCGAGTGTTATCTCAAAGGATATGGTGTTACTGCCAATGCTGCAAAAGCCAAAGACTATTTCATCAAAGGCGTAGTACAATCATTCGCATACTACAAGGAATTGAAGACTAACAGCACGCTCTATAAGGCTATTGACAACACATACTTCAATGACAGCTACGCAGGCAAACGAAAGACAAAGTTGCCCACAGAAGCCCAAGCCCAGGCCTATGCCACGCAGATATGGGACGGAACCGAGCAGGTCGTTGCAACCCAACTATGGCTTAACTTCAGTTTTATGAACGAATTGGAAGCATGGAATGTAGTGCGCCGGACAGGTTATCCAAAAGTGACTTTCGCTACAGATGCACAGGTCAGCAGCTATCCCAAGCCAGCTCATCGACTGCCTTATCCAAGCGATGAACTCACCTACAATGCCGACAATGTGCAAGCAGCCATTACCAAGAATTATAAAGAGTCGACCGGTTTCTATACCAAACTCTTCTGGGCCAACACACAAGACTACTATCAGATGGTTACTGCCCAATAGCGCATTAACCCATAATAAAACCAAAAGAAGTATCAGAGCCTGTCTCTGGTACTTCTTTTTCATCATGTATAGTGAGCAGAATACAGGTGTCAGCAATCCTGTTTTCTATGGCATCTCTGCTCTGAACTTCCCTCTTCCTGCAATGTTTATCGCCTTTGTTTCCTATATTTTCAAGCGCTGTTTCCTAAGGACAGGAAAGCAACACAACAGGCATGATTTCATCGTTTCGCAGACTTCGCCGTGCAATTTGCGTCACTATGCGTTGTGACTTGCGTCAGATTACGTCGCAATCTGCGTCAAAACACCGCACAACTTGAGTCATATTACACGGTAATCTGACGCAAATGACAACCTCTCTCTTAAAACATATGAAAGGGAACTCCTATCCGGCACGCTCTTTCCCTTTGACAATCAGTCTTTATAGGCTATTTCATGGAAAGACAACCTACTCTGTTTGGCATTTCATCATGCGTGCTCATCTTGTCTTACTACTTGTTCACATTGAGAGCACTCATGGAATATGGCGCTGCTTCGGCTCTGATACCACGCGAAGTATTCGGCTGTGACGACATATTGAATACTATCTTCCCCCCCTTCTTAAGGTCGCTAAGCTTCAGATAGTTCACATTCCAAGAGAGCCCGTTTACAGTCATCGCATCTATATATCGGTTGACTTCAGAACACTTCGGAGCATCAATCGTTACCGTTTTTCCCTCTGGCATGTGCAAAACCACATGCTTGAAATAGGGCGTGCCAATGGCATACTCGCCGCTTCCCGGGCATACAGGATAGAAACCCAAGGCCGAAAAGACAAACCATGCAGAGGTCTGACCATTGTCTTCATCGCCACAATAGCCGTCAGGATTGGCGTTATAGAGTCTGTCCATGATGTCGCGTATATGCCACTGTGCCTTCCATGGCTGTCCAGACCAATCGTAGAGGTAAGGCATGTGCTGTATAGGCTGGTTGCCATGCGCATAGTTCCCCATGTCCATGACCTGCATTTCACGTATTTCGTGGATTACTTGTCCGTA
The nucleotide sequence above comes from Segatella oris. Encoded proteins:
- a CDS encoding SusD/RagB family nutrient-binding outer membrane lipoprotein, with translation MKKIIALALTGLALLSTTSCSDSSFDAKYEDPSKTSTVGVPQVFTAVLYKGNKWMNPVYYRYYVQSTTSGFYSGVIGNANNRGRFRGAGEGYFNTRWQDFYDMLTQYRLLEDNYNKLNETEQPSNKIFLLLGRTVMQAQLHEVLSIWGDVPYKGASTIWKSSDYADAKKKDVYDSDVDTYKQILIDLKEVGDYFAAGNLNANGVANLKRQDFTLANGNTDIWQRYVNSLRLRIALHLATNGECVTVAKAAIKEILENPSTYPLIDDNTKNQGVAADTQTDDFNYGKSVSQALNSSPYSSGSQAMLDAMHVPSTGYPNANSDPRLPLVYDPNPSGRYVAYDVNKSNTDISNLESDSIKVYQSKGIKSANYYCVIDSQAVQGWANYQGNERLPACWLNASEVSLSIAECYLKGYGVTANAAKAKDYFIKGVVQSFAYYKELKTNSTLYKAIDNTYFNDSYAGKRKTKLPTEAQAQAYATQIWDGTEQVVATQLWLNFSFMNELEAWNVVRRTGYPKVTFATDAQVSSYPKPAHRLPYPSDELTYNADNVQAAITKNYKESTGFYTKLFWANTQDYYQMVTAQ
- a CDS encoding glycoside hydrolase family 3 N-terminal domain-containing protein; protein product: MNIAIKKRLLTLVLLLSACSLCPTLQAKGDYPYRNAKLPTAERVADLLNRMTLEEKIGQLRCLLAWDYYTLQQNKVYPSDTFKKDIAEGNIGILWATFRADPWTKKSLSNGLTPYLAAQAANTLQKYAIEHTRLGIPLFFAEEAPHGHMAIGTTVLPTGLGLAATWNTDLAEATGQCIARQIRLQGAHISFGPVLDLTRDPRWSRVEESMGEDPVLTACMGAAMVKGLGGGKHSQPYATIPTLKHFVGYGTTEGGQNGCQTIGGLRDICQNFFLPFQKAIEAGATSVMTSYNSMDGMPSTANEWLYNDVLRKRWNFTGFVISDLYSIDGLWHTHHVAHTLTEAGAMALKAGVDVDLGGRAYQRLAEAVEKGWVKECVIDSACARILRMKFEMGLFEHPFVNVRATQDINNTVDKDVALKAAQQLITLLKNQNNTLPLKRNIKIALVGPNADNAYNMLGDYTAPQKEGNVKTVLRGIQSKISMQQIKYVQGCAIRDTANSTIAEAVAAARWADVVIAVVGGSSARDFKTNYQATGAAEVNAQQVSDMESGEGYDRATLSLLGRQNELLAALKQTGKPLVVVYIEGRPLQKNWAAQHADALLTAYYPGQEGGQAIADVLFGDINPAGRLPISVPAHVGQLPCYYNKRMPAPHDYVEMKAVPLYAFGFGLSYTTFHYDNLRIEKHGANRFHVTFDVTNTGDRDGEEVAQLYMHDQVASVVQPILQLKHFARIFIPKGETKQVAFDILPEDLTFIGADMNPTIEPRPTEVCIGSASNNILLKSTINTE
- a CDS encoding alpha-L-fucosidase; this translates as MNIKKIILGIMVLITSTTVAAQGDVYKRSQSYEWPTDPLVVRKLKQWQDLKFGVLIHWGLYAVPGIVESWSICDENWISRDTTKTYQQYKEWYWGLCKQFNPTRFEPEQWASTFKNAGMKYMLFTTKHHDGFCMYDSKQTDFTIAQHAFRDNPKRDILRHVLQAFRNKGFMIGEYYSKPDWHSQDYWWDVYPIKHGRNVNYDIKQWPWRWNAFKKFVHAQTEELLSNYGKIDILWLDGGWVCKKNQQDIDMPRIASRARELQPGLIIVDRTIHGPYENYQTPERTIPEKQLNFPWESCIPLSNDWGWVRHPAWKTSTKVINTLVEVVAKGGNLVLGVGPTAEGRIQPEAVSRLDSIGQWLQRYGQAIYNTVTTPYYNEGKLWFTVSKNGQQRYAVYALQDHEPLPKTLSWQVHTPKSVMLLGTKKRLKMIKTHDGKVTVTLPTGMKTEPFALQLNM
- a CDS encoding SusC/RagA family TonB-linked outer membrane protein, with protein sequence MKQSRCLYQSVQRTALVALFLLFTVITYAQNFMVKGCIKDQAGEPIAGATVKILGTSSGGVSDVDGNYSIKCSATATLEFSYIGFSTKAIDVKGRKTINVVLDEGSQNIDEVVVTALGIKKDAKKLGYAVSSIGSADLNRTGSASIASGLYGKATGVRIQSAPGSNSAISVSVRGLSSITGNTQPLLVLDGVPIHNGNANNSDYWTSQRITANGLVDINPEDIENISILKGAAASALYGSEAANGVIMITTKSATRGTGTHIDFNASIGFDKVAYMPDIQKKFGPGYDNWALGDGEEAATGFRKVYKDRSGNAITTPRATIYSYGPAYDGSKSVTYFDGNTRPYSPINHNQWADIFRTGINQNYNIAITNGTEHNNVRFSYTYNQTRSMQYNSENSRHNFNLAGAYDVTRDIKLNYSVSYQPQRIKNRPYRISRLTNNYSGMFGGYTDIAYIRNHTVTSLGYMNNVAQINGGSPNTMTPDETFLYSPMGSTSLISEYFWKVFSNNEYVNHERFMGAVNPTWKIIDGLTLSGRVATDMTIEKIENKYNTENSHTFSTNGQYSDYYGLSNSRYRIYYGDIMLTYDKTFNQKHNITASAGWTGRREDYYFSSVNTNQGLTQENWFHLNASVGTKSANMVKEDQLRTGLFLTASYGYDSWLYLEGTTRQEKTSTLKKGNNTFYYPSFSGSVIYTELMKEKRPTWWDYGKLRLSYGVVGNSPSIYRANMAYNQGSITRSTTYTYNYVPTDIGNENIKPERKYEYEIGIENKWFNNRLGMELSYYYNDIKDQILTTTSASSMGAKSMLMNVGELTNSGLEASLYGTPILTKDWRLNLNFNIAFNKNKVKKLADGLDVLSHMTVDNGAASLESHVGESMGDWYAYTYKTDDKGNRIVGSNGLYMTDTSTRHKVGNAMPKATGGFGGMLNYKNFALTFNFDFRIGGDVLNLPWQYMMDAGNIKDAVGVRNAATGGIYYYSDTDKASDKGSLHRVNPADIPNYKRGETKINGHLVWDNGLIQKGVKEDGTPNDIIVTQFEVNDNQYGWGTGATQSYADAIQKNSYVKCREITLAYTLPKLITKKFHCNTLTVSAYVRNPFYIYRSLKLFDAEATDGTSWIYQAQIGGTTATSRSFGLTLRANF